In one window of Anthonomus grandis grandis chromosome 11, icAntGran1.3, whole genome shotgun sequence DNA:
- the LOC126741915 gene encoding uncharacterized protein LOC126741915, translating into MEGETSTSSSDFEEDLENVAAFVIVDDGIKRKWVHEINKQREELGEYYRLVKELNEHPDRYHMYFRVTKEEFDFLHGLVKEDIKKQNTQFRRAISTEERLTVCLRHLATGNSFRSMGFSYTPGFSTVREIVIEVCDAIWKNLGPIVMPKPTTEIWKKSAARFSQIWDFSNCIAAIDGKHVNIQCPINAGSPYYNYKGSHSIVLLALVDADYKFIAIDVGFYGRNSDGGIFEKSKIGKKLRNGTLGVPGDTPLEANGLPQPHVILGDEAFPLKTYLLRPYSRFYLGENEPNKIYNYRLSRARRIVENAFGILVSRWRVFRRHFEIQPDFVDKVVLAACCLHNMLSTESIKPDIATLRLQKQHS; encoded by the exons ATGGAAGGTGAGACCTCAACCAGTTCCTCAGATTTTGAAGAAGACTTAGAAAACGTGGCTGCATTTGTAATAGTTGATGATGGAATAAAAAGGAAGTGGGTGCacgaaataaataaacagaGGGAAGAATTAGGAGAATATTACAGATTAGTTAAAGAGCTGAATGAGCACCCAGATCGATATCATATGTATTTTCGGGTTACCAAAgaagaatttgattttttgcacGGACTTGTTAAAGAAGAtatcaaaaagcaaaataccCAATTCCGAAGGGCGATAAGTACTGAAGAGAGATTAACGGTGTGTTTAAG GCATCTCGCGACAGGAAATTCATTTAGAAGTATGGGTTTCAGCTATACACCAGGATTTAGCACAGTTCGAGAAATAGTCATTGAAGTTTGTGATGCCATCTGGAAGAACTTGGGACCCATTGTAATGCCTAAGCCAACGACAGAGATATGGAAAAAGTCTGCGGCTAGATTTAGTCAAATATGGGATTTTTCGAATTGCATTGCTGCTATAGATGGTAAGCATGTTAATATTCAGTGCCCAATCAATGCAGGCTCTCCATATTACAATTACAAGGGGAGTCATTCAATAGTTCTTTTGGCTTTGGTTGATGCCGACTATAAATTTATCGCAATTGACGTTGGATTCTATGGCAGGAATAGCGATGGAGgcatttttgagaaatcaaaaATTGGTAAGAAGCTTCGAAACGGAACATTAGGAGTACCGGGAGATACTCCCCTCGAAGCAAATGGATTACCACAGCCCCATGTTATTCTTGGCGATGAAGCATTTCCACTTAAAACTTATTTGCTTCGTCCGTACAGCAGATTTTATTTGGGGGAAAATGAACCTAATAAGATATACAATTATAGGTTATCACGGGCTAGACGCATTGTAGAAAACGCCTTCGGAATTTTGGTCTCTCGTTGGAGAGTGTTTCGTAGACACTTCGAAATACAACCAGACTTCGTGGATAAAGTTGTACTAGCCGCATGCTGTCTGCATAATATGTTGAGTACAGAATCAATAAAGCCCGACATTGCTACTTTACGTCTCCAAAAGCAGCACTCCTAA